One Trichomycterus rosablanca isolate fTriRos1 chromosome 10, fTriRos1.hap1, whole genome shotgun sequence DNA window includes the following coding sequences:
- the myocd gene encoding myocardin, with product MTLLGSEHSVLIRSKFRSVLQLRLQQRRTREQLADQGIMPPLKSPAAFHEQRKSLERSRTGDYLKHKIRSRPEKSELVSMHILQDPASEGSAQDSRSKLKRARLADDLNEKIALRPGPLELVEKNIIPVDSTVKEVALKVNHRKFPKQEDSYAFEEDSSSDGLSPEHPLNDESQSLPGPLAETKVSDVPSPLLTTNPTQESQMGETTTQNQEENASVTNSQATPPIAVPAIMKSKASDKNRHKKPKEVKPKVKKLKYHQYIPPDQKAEKSPPPMDSAYARLLQQQQLFLQLQILSQQKHQQQNHSHQSQCPQSQSFSYQPMHQHPSIKQMEQNTPCSSGSASGTESSFSSSPVKTTYCSPSSMTPVRLGPLPANLDDLKVSELRQQLRIRGLPVSGTKTALIERLRPYRDANPCSPYSSRDITTVTFPVTPTGSLSSYQSPSSSGAMSHAGGYYPFCSTTSTPPISPASSDLSVSNSLPDSFSDVTMSSPQFGLQPSPSQLSTEDGQSLGNCLHGEAGPDTEKDKMLVEKQKVIEELTWKLHQEQRQVEELRMQLHKRKHNHGLQDTLHMQPPGQMQNFYGVSIKQEPVVSSCPVACKQLKNGPPNSCMEAIRHCSLGTGLQSLDVPNSRSPSGLPAYLSPQCSPQDSTVTKNASSPQPNSLPSSPSHSYLLTNHSCPHPVPYNGVRQHGMQLQKNVGQSVSCSYAPDQRSMPPVYPCGAADSLNPRRSSKSKSPNIQHKQMTRSQEMDELLDVLIESGGEHTNLHTGLKNSAVTTYVVLYVTVSPSNPGPGATALPRFYHHYSHTTLSEVQYEHAAGHSEYQLEVLLSPIGRHGNIIPLKLGAEEVQLEELSDAFSSHHHSDTPLSPMATKVSPVPADSQGFGMTFSESPWESMEWLDLTPPSSATAFSSSSNSSSVAPSVPSIFNTEFLDMNDIGLNSAMDLHLEHW from the exons ATCCGGCCAGCGAGGGGTCGGCTCAAGACTCCCGGAGCAAGCTGAAGCGTGCCCGGCTCGCCGACGACCTGAATGAGAAAATCGCCCTGAGACCGGGGCCGCTGGAACTGGTGGAGAAGAACATCATCCCTGTCGATTCGACTGTTAAAGAGGTGGCTTTGAAAG TGAATCATAGGAAGTTTCCCAAGCAGGAGGACTCGTATGCGTTTGAGGAGGACAGCAGCAGTGACGGCCTGTCTCCTGAGCACCCTCTCAATGACGAGTCCCAGAGCTTACCCGGACCCTTAGCGGAGACCAAGGTCAGCGACGTTCCCTCCCCCTTACTGACCACAAACCCCACACAG GAATCACAGATGGGAGAAACGACGACTCAAAACCAAGAAGAAAATGCATCTGTGACAAACAGCCAGGCTACTCCACCCATCGCTGTCCCTGCAATAATGAAG TCCAAGGCATCAGACAAGAACCGTCACAAGAAGCCCAAGGAGGTAAAGCCGAAGGTAAAGAAGCTGAAGTACCACCAGTACATTCCACCGGATCAGAAAGCCGAGAAGTCCCCTCCTCCGATGGATTCGGCCTACGCTCGgctgttgcagcagcagcagctcttcCTGCAACTTCAGATCCTCAGCCAGCAGAAGCACCAGCAGCAGAATCATTCGCACCAGTCCCAGTGTCCTCAGAGCCAGAGTTTCAGCTATCAGCCCATGCACCAGCATCCGTCCATAAA GCAGATGGAACAGAATACACCGTGCAGTTCTGGTTCTGCCTCCGGCACCGAGAGCAGCTTCTCCTCATCTCCAGTGAAGACCACGTACTGCAGCCCATCCAGCATGACTCCAGTCAGACTAGGACCTCTGCCTGCTAACCTGGATGATCTGAAG GTCTCGGAACTTCGCCAGCAGCTGCGAATCAGAGGTCTTCCAGTATCAGGCACTAAGACAGCTCTCATAGAAAGGCTAAGGCCATATAGAGACGCCAACCCATGTTCTCCATACAGCTCTAGAGATATCACCACTGTGACCTTCCCAGTGACACCCACTGGCTCTCTGTCTTCCTACCAGTCTCCAAGTTCCTCCGGTGCTATGTCCCATGCTGGTGGATACTACCCGTTTTGCAGTACCACATCCACCCCACCTATCTCGCCTGCCTCCTCAGATCTCTCTGTCAGTAACTCCCTGCCTGACAGCTTTAGCGATGTCACCATGTCCTCCCCACAGTTTGGCCTGCAACCCTCGCCGTCCCAGCTGAGCACAGAGGATGGCCAAAGCTTGGGGAACTGCTTGCACGGAGAAGCAGGACCGGACACAGAGAAGGACAAGATGCTGGTAGAGAAGCAGAAGGTGATTGAAGAGCTAACGTGGAAGTTACATCAAGAACAAAGGCAGGTGGAGGAACTGCGGATGCAGTTGCACAAGCGAAAGCACAACCATGGCCTGCAGGACACGCTGCACATGCAACCCCCAGGCCAGATGCAGAACTTCTACGGTGTTTCCATAAAACAAGAACCTGTTGTCTCGAGCTGTCCGGTGGCCTGCAagcagctgaaaaatgggcCCCCGAATAGCTGCATGGAAGCAATAAGGCACTGTAGCCTGGGTACTGGACTTCAGAGCCTAGACGTACCCAATTCCAGAAGCCCCTCTGGTTTGCCAGCATATTTAAGCCCTCAGTGCTCTCCTCAGGACTCGACAGTGACCAAGAACGCAAGCAGCCCTCAACCAAACAGCCTGCCATCCTCTCCCAGCCACTCTTATTTGCTGACGAATCACAGCTGCCCTCACCCGGTGCCTTACAATGGTGTCAGACAACATGGCATGCAG CTCCAGAAGAATGTCGGTCAGTCTGTGAGCTGTTCCTATGCACCTGACCAAAGAAGCATGCCACCGGTATATCCATGCGGTGCTGCTGATAGCCTCAACCCAAGAAGGTCTTCCAAGTCCAAGAGCCCAAACATTCAGCATAAG CAGATGACCAGAAGCCAGGAAATGGATGAACTCCTCGATGTTCTTATTGAAAGTGGAGGTGAGCATACAAACTTGCATACAGGTCTCAAAAACA GTGCTGTTACAACCTACGTTGTCCTTTATGTTACAGTCTCTCCCAGCAACCCTGGCCCAGGTGCCACAGCCTTGCCAAGATTTTACCACCACTACAGCCACACGACGCTCTCCGAGGTACAATACGAGCACGCCGCGGGGCACAGCGAGTACCAGCTGGAGGTGCTTCTCAGCCCCATAGGCCGCCACGGCAACATCATCCCGCTCAAACTGGGAGCCGAAGAGGTCCAGCTGGAAGAATTAAGTGACGCTTTTTCAAGCCACCACCACAGTGACACGCCCCTGTCTCCGATGGCCACCAAAGTCTCGCCGGTACCCGCTGACAGCCAGGGCTTCGGCATGACCTTCTCGGAGTCGCCGTGGGAGAGCATGGAATGGCTGGACTTGACGCCTCCGAGCTCAGCCACAGCGTTCAGTagcagcagcaacagcagcagcGTAGCGCCATCTGTACCCAGCATCTTCAACACGGAGTTCCTGGACATGAACGACATCGGGCTGAACTCTGCCATGGACCTGCATCTTGAGCACTGGTGA